In Candidatus Melainabacteria bacterium RIFOXYA2_FULL_32_9, the following are encoded in one genomic region:
- a CDS encoding dihydroxy-acid dehydratase → MRSDKIKKGIDRAPHRALLHSGGLAKGQLDRPFIGIASSFSDLVPGHSGMRDLERAIEKGIHTGGGHSFIFGIPAICDGIAMGHDGMKYSLPSRDLIADSVESVASAHALDGLILLTNCDKITPGMLMAAVRLNIPAIVVTAGPMSDGYCEGKSLTFIRGTFEAIGQYRTGQITEEELSKLEINSCPGVGSCQGLYTANTMACLTEVIGMSLPGCAAASAVSANKRRIAFESGVKIVDLIKDNITSKSIITKESLRNAIIADLALGGSTNSVLHLLAIANEAEVNITLDDFAQLSHQIPQIIKLDPSSTLTMTDFEKAGGIPGTIKNLSKSKVKLANTKGVSGLTIQEIAEKAWVDSNVIRTIDNPITDNPGLAVLYGNLAPEGSVVKISGVDPECLKFEGTAKTFNCEEDTMNAINSGKIVPGDIVVIRYEGPKGGPGMREMLSPTSAIVGRGLGKQVALITDGRFSGGTRGLCIGHIAPEAAAGGTIALVQDGDKICIDIENRKIDLLLSEEQLKERKESWKPVPPKVNKGYLARYAKTVSSASLGAISCQLGSL, encoded by the coding sequence GTGCGTAGTGACAAAATCAAAAAAGGAATAGACAGAGCCCCACATAGAGCCTTATTGCATTCTGGAGGATTAGCTAAAGGTCAGCTTGATAGACCATTTATTGGTATAGCAAGCAGCTTCTCAGATTTAGTACCAGGCCATTCAGGAATGAGAGACTTGGAAAGAGCAATTGAAAAGGGCATTCATACAGGAGGGGGGCACTCATTCATATTCGGTATTCCAGCAATATGTGATGGAATAGCAATGGGACACGATGGAATGAAATATTCACTGCCGTCTCGTGATCTTATAGCAGATAGTGTTGAGTCAGTTGCTTCTGCACATGCGCTCGATGGGCTTATCTTGCTAACAAATTGTGATAAAATAACCCCCGGTATGTTAATGGCTGCCGTAAGGCTAAACATACCTGCAATAGTTGTAACAGCCGGGCCTATGAGTGATGGATATTGTGAAGGCAAAAGCCTGACTTTTATTAGAGGTACTTTTGAAGCTATAGGCCAATATAGAACAGGACAAATCACAGAAGAAGAGTTATCAAAATTAGAAATCAATTCTTGTCCTGGAGTCGGCTCCTGTCAGGGATTATACACGGCAAATACTATGGCTTGTCTTACAGAAGTAATAGGGATGAGTTTACCAGGATGTGCTGCTGCATCAGCAGTTTCAGCAAACAAAAGAAGAATAGCATTTGAAAGCGGAGTTAAAATTGTAGATCTTATAAAAGACAACATAACCTCAAAATCAATTATTACTAAAGAATCTCTAAGAAATGCAATTATAGCTGATTTAGCCCTTGGTGGATCAACAAATTCTGTACTTCATTTACTTGCAATTGCAAACGAAGCTGAAGTTAACATTACCTTAGATGACTTTGCCCAATTAAGTCATCAGATTCCACAAATAATAAAACTTGACCCATCCAGCACATTAACAATGACAGATTTCGAAAAAGCAGGTGGAATTCCAGGAACAATAAAAAATTTATCAAAAAGTAAAGTGAAATTAGCTAATACTAAAGGGGTATCAGGCTTAACAATACAAGAAATAGCAGAAAAGGCCTGGGTTGATTCAAATGTTATTCGTACTATTGATAACCCAATAACAGATAATCCTGGATTAGCTGTACTTTATGGTAATCTTGCTCCTGAAGGTTCTGTTGTCAAAATTTCCGGAGTAGATCCAGAATGTCTCAAATTTGAAGGTACTGCAAAAACCTTTAATTGCGAAGAAGATACGATGAATGCAATTAACTCCGGTAAAATTGTACCTGGAGACATTGTAGTTATTAGATATGAAGGACCAAAAGGTGGTCCAGGTATGAGAGAAATGCTATCCCCGACTTCTGCTATAGTTGGACGTGGTTTAGGCAAACAAGTTGCATTAATTACAGACGGTAGATTTTCTGGTGGAACCAGAGGGCTATGTATAGGCCATATAGCACCAGAAGCTGCAGCTGGCGGTACCATTGCTTTAGTGCAAGATGGTGACAAAATATGTATTGATATTGAAAATAGAAAAATTGATTTACTTCTCTCGGAAGAACAGCTTAAAGAAAGAAAAGAATCCTGGAAGCCTGTGCCTCCAAAGGTTAATAAAGGCTATTTGGCAAGATATGCTAAAACAGTAAGCTCAGCTAGCTTAGGCGCTATTAGCTGCCAGCTTGGATCTCTTTAA